The Tenacibaculum jejuense genome includes a window with the following:
- a CDS encoding conjugal transfer protein TraO, whose protein sequence is MLLISPIHAQRLLGGETAIQLSGAIPTNSTDAISENFSFQLGVITNTKKGNYWKFESAYQRKTFDYKNQKLPYEFYNGNIGYFLQTFSNYQKNFLVYTGISGIAGYEVFNNDTSLLQDGATLNNRSGFVYGGKATLSIETYLSNRWVLFAFSEVNYIPKSELAQWQSQFGIGTRIFIN, encoded by the coding sequence ATGCTACTTATAAGTCCTATTCATGCACAACGTCTTTTAGGAGGTGAAACGGCTATACAACTATCGGGTGCAATTCCTACAAACTCAACGGATGCTATATCAGAAAATTTTAGTTTTCAGTTAGGGGTAATTACTAACACAAAAAAAGGGAATTACTGGAAGTTTGAATCGGCGTATCAGCGAAAAACTTTTGATTATAAAAACCAAAAATTACCCTACGAGTTTTACAATGGGAACATTGGATACTTTTTACAAACTTTTAGTAATTATCAAAAGAATTTTTTAGTGTATACAGGAATCTCAGGTATAGCTGGCTACGAAGTATTTAATAACGACACCTCATTATTACAAGATGGAGCAACGCTTAACAACCGTTCTGGATTTGTTTACGGAGGAAAAGCAACACTTTCAATTGAAACCTATCTATCAAACCGTTGGGTACTATTTGCTTTTTCTGAAGTAAACTATATCCCAAAAAGTGAATTAGCACAATGGCAATCACAGTTCGGGATAGGAACACGCATATTTATAAATTAA
- a CDS encoding helicase-related protein yields the protein MSTKFFTNKENNSLLKKFEGVFKNLPNIYNFDALVGYFRATGYFKLRTYLENIPEIRILVGINVDVILEKYHSLGQQHIIDPQETKDEFIKRLKQDIQDADYSKEIEDGIIQFIQDIVNNKITIKAHPEKNLHAKIYIFKPKDFNEYSTGSVITGSSNLTESGLGSRAKSNYEFNVELRDYDDIRFASEEFELLWNESVDILPVDISGLKKETHLNDKFTPFELYIKLLIEYFGKRIEYDPTNIDLLLPDKYRKLTYQSEAAIEGYEKLMKYNGFFLADVVGLGKTIVASIITKKFVFENGYHSKVLIVYPPALEDNWKKTIRDFQVVKNVWFVSTGSLHKVLEDKYLDYPNPNEFDLIVIDEAHKFRNDTSNMYEKLQIITKTDRRIPGANGDTRKKVMLLSATPLNNHPADIENQIYLFQDKRNANLPSVKDLQSFFTPLKDEYDELKKDKILDIEKVKAIFDKIRDKVIEPLVIRRSRTDIENNEDFKKDITEQGIIFPKINPPNEVRYEFDNNLSQLFDTTITMLTSMDENRNPADGLGFYRYRAIEYLLNEEDRKRYGDVTSISNRLSAIMKTLLVKRLESSFYAFKKSLSRLHRNTKHMINMFENDKIYVAPDVDVNKYLNEGNDEALEEKINDKGGNNQIYSVEDFKEDFIELLKTDEKKIEQLVNDWDKINYDPKLDKFIVDLKTQFLHKKNNHSGKLVVFSESKETIEYVSQRLNEIGLKKILTISADNRKDKFPIIIENFDANQDKSDWKNDYNIIFTTEVLAEGINLHRSNVIVNYDVPWNSTRLMQRIGRVNRIGTEADEIHVFNFYPSDKSDNQIKLTNTAIKKLQAFHSAFGEDSQIYSQLEEVGEAGLYGSKLKEEINETLLFLQELRDFKKNNINKFNEIKNIPKKSRLARKTDNIDSFINVDNASITYIKSEGHPGVFYKTDENDIVHELTFVNAAKIFKTNTKEKAVKLPENHHKQVSKALKHFKTIAKNIETKNVTKAQLSATEKKVITQLEFFIGIAENDFIKNQLQRALDEVYKGSHRQLPNKLNKFFKSNTENDPQKVIENLFNDVLKTLNFSDTARIKQQRASLFSKPQIVISESYIETK from the coding sequence ATGTCAACAAAGTTTTTTACCAATAAAGAGAATAACAGCTTATTAAAAAAGTTTGAGGGAGTTTTTAAGAACTTGCCTAACATATATAATTTCGATGCTTTAGTTGGCTATTTTAGAGCTACAGGTTATTTTAAGTTAAGAACATATTTAGAAAATATACCAGAAATACGCATTTTGGTAGGTATAAATGTAGATGTGATTTTAGAAAAATACCATTCACTAGGTCAGCAACATATAATAGACCCGCAGGAAACTAAAGATGAGTTTATAAAAAGGCTTAAACAAGATATACAAGATGCTGATTATTCTAAAGAAATTGAAGATGGGATAATTCAGTTTATACAGGACATTGTAAATAATAAAATTACAATTAAAGCGCATCCAGAAAAAAACTTACACGCTAAAATTTATATATTCAAACCCAAAGATTTTAACGAATATTCTACAGGAAGTGTAATAACAGGCTCATCTAATCTTACCGAATCTGGATTAGGTTCTCGTGCAAAATCTAATTATGAATTTAATGTAGAATTAAGAGATTACGATGATATTCGTTTTGCTTCAGAGGAATTTGAATTACTTTGGAATGAATCGGTGGATATATTACCTGTAGATATTTCTGGTCTAAAAAAAGAGACTCATTTAAATGATAAGTTTACACCTTTTGAACTATACATAAAACTACTTATTGAATATTTTGGAAAACGAATAGAATACGATCCAACGAATATTGATTTATTATTACCTGACAAATACAGGAAATTAACATATCAATCAGAAGCTGCTATAGAAGGTTATGAAAAACTAATGAAGTATAACGGTTTCTTTTTGGCAGATGTAGTTGGTTTAGGTAAGACTATAGTTGCATCTATTATTACAAAGAAATTTGTTTTTGAAAACGGCTACCATTCAAAAGTTTTAATTGTTTATCCTCCTGCATTAGAAGATAACTGGAAAAAAACAATACGAGATTTTCAAGTTGTAAAAAATGTTTGGTTTGTATCTACAGGTAGTTTACATAAGGTGTTAGAAGATAAATATTTAGACTATCCAAATCCTAATGAATTTGATTTAATCGTAATTGATGAAGCTCATAAATTTAGAAATGACACATCAAATATGTATGAGAAGTTGCAAATCATTACAAAAACAGATAGGAGAATACCAGGAGCGAATGGCGACACTCGTAAAAAAGTAATGTTACTTTCTGCAACGCCATTAAATAATCATCCTGCCGATATAGAAAACCAAATCTATTTATTTCAAGATAAGAGAAATGCAAATCTTCCAAGTGTTAAAGATTTACAATCATTCTTTACACCACTTAAAGATGAGTACGACGAGTTAAAAAAGGATAAGATTTTAGATATAGAAAAAGTAAAAGCTATCTTCGATAAAATTAGAGATAAAGTAATTGAACCTTTAGTAATCCGAAGAAGTCGAACAGATATTGAAAATAATGAGGACTTTAAAAAAGATATTACTGAACAAGGTATTATATTTCCTAAAATAAATCCACCGAATGAAGTTCGTTATGAATTTGATAATAATTTAAGTCAATTATTTGATACTACAATTACAATGCTTACTTCAATGGATGAGAACAGAAACCCTGCCGATGGTTTAGGTTTTTATAGATATAGAGCTATTGAGTATTTATTAAATGAGGAGGATAGAAAACGTTATGGAGATGTAACATCAATTTCAAATAGATTGTCTGCCATAATGAAAACCTTATTAGTTAAGCGTTTAGAGAGTAGCTTTTATGCTTTTAAAAAGTCGTTATCAAGACTTCATAGAAATACAAAGCATATGATAAATATGTTTGAAAATGATAAAATTTACGTTGCACCAGATGTTGATGTTAATAAATACTTAAATGAGGGGAATGATGAAGCTTTAGAAGAAAAAATAAATGACAAAGGTGGGAATAATCAAATTTACAGTGTCGAAGATTTTAAAGAAGATTTTATTGAATTATTAAAAACTGACGAAAAGAAAATTGAACAATTAGTAAATGATTGGGATAAAATAAATTATGACCCAAAATTAGACAAGTTTATTGTTGATTTAAAAACTCAGTTTCTACACAAAAAAAACAATCATTCTGGCAAATTAGTTGTCTTTTCAGAATCTAAAGAAACTATTGAATATGTAAGCCAAAGGCTAAACGAAATAGGCTTAAAAAAAATACTTACCATTAGTGCAGATAACCGTAAAGACAAGTTTCCTATAATAATAGAAAATTTTGATGCAAATCAAGATAAATCAGATTGGAAAAATGATTACAATATCATATTTACAACAGAAGTACTAGCAGAGGGTATCAACTTGCACCGTTCTAATGTTATTGTAAATTATGATGTGCCTTGGAACTCAACACGATTAATGCAACGCATAGGGCGTGTAAATCGTATTGGTACAGAAGCAGATGAAATACACGTTTTCAATTTTTATCCATCCGACAAGTCAGACAACCAAATTAAACTAACAAATACTGCCATTAAAAAACTTCAAGCTTTCCATAGTGCTTTTGGAGAGGATAGTCAAATTTATTCGCAATTAGAAGAAGTAGGCGAAGCTGGTTTATATGGTTCTAAACTAAAAGAAGAGATAAATGAAACGTTGTTATTTTTACAGGAATTAAGAGACTTTAAAAAGAATAATATCAATAAGTTCAACGAAATAAAAAACATTCCTAAAAAGTCACGCCTAGCTCGTAAAACAGATAATATAGATTCGTTTATTAATGTAGATAACGCATCCATTACTTATATAAAAAGTGAAGGGCATCCTGGAGTTTTTTATAAGACAGATGAAAATGATATAGTACACGAATTAACGTTTGTAAACGCTGCAAAAATATTTAAGACTAATACCAAAGAAAAAGCTGTTAAGCTTCCAGAAAACCACCATAAACAAGTATCTAAAGCCCTTAAGCATTTTAAAACAATAGCAAAGAATATTGAAACCAAAAATGTAACAAAGGCTCAATTATCAGCTACAGAAAAAAAGGTTATTACACAACTAGAATTTTTTATTGGAATAGCAGAAAATGATTTTATAAAAAATCAATTACAAAGAGCTTTAGATGAAGTGTATAAAGGTTCACATAGGCAGTTGCCAAACAAGTTAAATAAGTTTTTTAAGTCCAATACAGAAAATGACCCACAGAAAGTAATTGAAAACCTTTTTAACGATGTTTTAAAAACATTAAACTTTAGTGATACTGCTAGAATAAAACAACAAAGAGCATCACTTTTTAGTAAACCACAAATTGTAATATCAGAATCTTATATAGAAACTAAATAA
- a CDS encoding helix-turn-helix domain-containing protein, whose amino-acid sequence MTLGGKLKELREAKGLKQREVGYVIGLDGSFISQIELDKKSLNREHLSKLASFFKINEVELQILWLADKVFRTVQDEDIAEKSIRVVLERLSE is encoded by the coding sequence ATGACTTTAGGTGGTAAACTAAAAGAATTACGAGAAGCTAAAGGCTTAAAACAAAGAGAGGTTGGATATGTAATAGGTTTGGATGGTTCTTTTATAAGTCAAATAGAACTTGATAAGAAATCTTTAAACAGAGAGCATCTTTCTAAACTAGCATCTTTCTTTAAAATTAATGAGGTAGAATTACAAATATTATGGCTCGCAGATAAAGTTTTTAGAACAGTTCAAGATGAAGATATCGCTGAAAAGAGTATTAGGGTAGTTCTTGAAAGATTAAGTGAATAA
- a CDS encoding DUF6908 domain-containing protein — protein sequence MKILNKTATNIFLRLVALAKENNGYVKLDNKKGVMPLIVEKVEQIEDYEIYSLAHYGTQNGDLMADPEMCFLLAQNDKDTIVMPYSFRNDYMGIDQIDLFIENGKIKGIRHKAVTKNVAFANTWLKNIQNQQLI from the coding sequence ATGAAAATTCTAAATAAAACAGCCACTAATATCTTTTTAAGGTTAGTAGCATTAGCCAAAGAAAATAACGGATATGTAAAGCTAGATAATAAAAAAGGTGTTATGCCTTTAATTGTCGAGAAAGTTGAACAGATAGAGGATTATGAAATATACTCCCTTGCTCATTATGGTACACAAAATGGAGATTTAATGGCAGACCCTGAAATGTGTTTCCTTTTAGCCCAAAATGACAAAGACACTATAGTAATGCCTTACAGTTTTCGTAACGATTATATGGGTATAGATCAAATAGACTTATTTATTGAGAATGGAAAGATAAAAGGGATTAGGCATAAGGCGGTAACTAAGAATGTTGCCTTTGCTAATACATGGCTTAAAAACATACAAAATCAACAACTAATTTAA
- a CDS encoding DUF4141 domain-containing protein — MKKYIFSILCMISFYTTTQAQWVVTDPTNLAQGIANTAQQIVQTSTTATNMINNFKETVKIYEQGKKYYDKLKRVNNLVKDARRVQQAVLMVGEISDIYVNNFQKMINDENYAPQELSAIAFGYSKLLEESGSLVKELKKIINPSTLSMNDKERMDIIDRIYKEIKANRDLVNYYTRKNIGVSYLRAKEKGNTKRVLALYGTANERNW, encoded by the coding sequence ATGAAAAAATACATATTCAGCATATTGTGTATGATCAGTTTTTATACTACTACACAAGCACAATGGGTGGTTACCGACCCTACTAATTTGGCGCAAGGGATTGCCAATACAGCACAGCAAATTGTACAAACTTCCACCACCGCTACCAACATGATAAACAATTTCAAAGAAACGGTAAAAATCTATGAGCAAGGGAAAAAGTATTATGACAAACTAAAGCGTGTAAACAATTTGGTTAAAGATGCTCGAAGGGTACAACAAGCAGTTCTTATGGTTGGAGAAATTTCAGATATCTACGTAAATAATTTTCAAAAAATGATTAATGATGAAAATTACGCCCCTCAAGAACTCTCTGCTATTGCATTTGGATACTCTAAGCTATTGGAAGAAAGTGGCAGCTTAGTAAAAGAGCTAAAAAAGATTATAAATCCTTCAACCCTATCCATGAATGATAAGGAGCGTATGGATATTATAGATCGTATCTACAAAGAAATTAAAGCCAATAGAGATTTAGTGAATTACTATACCCGAAAGAATATTGGAGTTAGTTATTTGAGAGCAAAGGAAAAAGGCAATACGAAACGTGTATTGGCTTTATATGGAACAGCTAACGAACGTAATTGGTAA
- the traN gene encoding conjugative transposon protein TraN: MKHLILASIIFTMIYSSLTAQEKASNDLFKGLSQPFSYQEMIVPFGLEVSFHKTSHLLFKSPIRYVDLGSNNIIAGKAKQAENVLRIKANKEYFDTETSLTVICADGSFYAFNVKYVDEPEKLNIDMNEVVLKDAQVQPNKQTVFFEELGNESPRWVDLVMRTIYNNNDTHIRHIGAKKARIQFRLKGLYVEKGLLYFHTELKNRSKTPFEIDFISFKIIDKKLLKQTAIQEVPLSPVRVFHSMDKVDKKSKERTIFCLGKITLPNDKLLEVSVFEKNGGRHQTFLLESKDWDKARTIENLQLRWK, encoded by the coding sequence ATGAAACATTTAATTTTAGCAAGTATCATCTTCACAATGATATATAGCAGTTTAACCGCACAAGAAAAAGCATCTAATGACCTGTTCAAAGGATTGAGCCAACCTTTTTCTTACCAAGAAATGATTGTTCCTTTTGGACTAGAAGTTAGTTTTCATAAAACCTCACATTTATTATTCAAATCTCCAATTCGCTATGTTGACTTAGGTAGTAATAATATTATTGCAGGAAAAGCAAAACAAGCAGAAAATGTACTGCGTATCAAAGCCAACAAAGAATATTTTGATACCGAAACAAGTCTTACAGTCATTTGTGCGGATGGGAGTTTCTATGCTTTTAATGTGAAATATGTTGATGAACCAGAGAAACTCAATATTGACATGAATGAAGTAGTATTAAAAGATGCCCAAGTACAACCCAATAAACAAACTGTATTTTTTGAGGAATTAGGCAATGAATCTCCTCGTTGGGTAGATTTAGTAATGCGCACTATTTATAATAATAATGACACCCATATCCGTCATATTGGGGCAAAAAAAGCACGAATTCAATTTCGATTAAAAGGTTTGTATGTAGAAAAAGGCTTGCTGTATTTCCACACAGAACTAAAAAATCGTTCTAAAACACCCTTTGAGATCGACTTCATCAGTTTTAAAATAATAGATAAAAAACTTTTGAAGCAAACAGCCATTCAAGAAGTACCCCTTTCTCCAGTCCGTGTTTTTCATTCAATGGATAAGGTGGATAAAAAAAGTAAGGAACGTACCATATTTTGTTTGGGCAAAATAACCTTACCTAATGATAAATTGCTAGAAGTAAGTGTGTTTGAAAAGAATGGTGGAAGGCATCAAACTTTCCTATTAGAAAGTAAAGATTGGGATAAAGCTCGTACTATTGAAAATTTACAGTTGAGATGGAAATAA
- the traJ gene encoding conjugative transposon protein TraJ has translation MYLIADFDNLHQVLRSLYDEMMPLCSNMIGVAKAIAGLGALFYVSARVWQSLARAEPIDVYPMLRPFAIGMCILFFPSIVLGTINSVLSPVVKGTATILETQTFDMQSYQAQKDRLEREALLRNPETAYLISNEEFDKKLESLGWSPSDLATMAGMHVEKGMYKLEKSMRDAFRSLLELIFQAAALIIDTIRTFFLIVLSILGPIAFALSIWDGFQSTLTAWLNRYISVYFWLPVANLFGAMLGKIQVLMLTKDIEALSNPNYIPDGSNTIYTVFMLIGIIGYFTIPTVANWVIQAGGMGNYNRNINQSSKKAGNLAGATAGATSGNIRGRLKIK, from the coding sequence ATGTATTTAATTGCTGATTTCGACAATCTACATCAAGTATTACGAAGTTTATACGACGAGATGATGCCTTTGTGTAGTAATATGATAGGTGTTGCAAAAGCTATCGCTGGTTTGGGAGCATTGTTCTATGTTTCTGCAAGGGTATGGCAATCATTAGCAAGAGCAGAACCTATTGATGTATATCCTATGCTACGTCCTTTTGCTATAGGAATGTGTATCCTCTTTTTCCCATCTATAGTGCTTGGAACAATTAATAGTGTCCTCAGTCCTGTGGTCAAGGGAACAGCGACAATTTTAGAAACGCAGACTTTTGATATGCAATCTTATCAAGCGCAAAAAGATAGGCTTGAACGGGAAGCCTTACTTAGAAATCCTGAAACCGCTTATTTAATCAGTAACGAAGAGTTTGACAAAAAACTGGAATCGCTAGGTTGGTCGCCTTCAGACTTAGCTACTATGGCTGGAATGCATGTGGAAAAAGGGATGTATAAACTTGAAAAAAGCATGAGAGATGCATTTCGTTCCTTATTGGAACTTATTTTTCAAGCGGCTGCTTTAATTATTGATACCATCCGTACATTCTTCCTTATTGTACTCTCTATTCTTGGTCCAATAGCTTTTGCGCTTTCAATTTGGGATGGTTTTCAATCTACACTTACTGCATGGCTTAACCGCTACATCAGTGTGTACTTCTGGTTACCTGTAGCCAATTTGTTTGGAGCCATGCTTGGCAAAATTCAAGTACTAATGCTTACCAAAGATATTGAAGCACTATCTAACCCTAACTATATCCCTGATGGCTCAAATACAATTTATACGGTTTTCATGCTTATCGGAATCATTGGCTATTTCACGATTCCAACGGTAGCAAATTGGGTTATTCAAGCTGGTGGAATGGGGAACTACAATAGAAATATAAATCAATCTTCTAAGAAAGCAGGGAATTTAGCTGGAGCTACAGCAGGGGCTACTTCTGGAAATATTCGAGGACGATTAAAAATAAAATAA
- the traM gene encoding conjugative transposon protein TraM encodes MKQNSNNNKKQPIQLQEKHKKILVYSGLSFLFMGVMYLLFATGSSDKKALINENHGMNISIPEAAHTGLLDDKQSAYEKQQLEEEQARKKLEMATLSDLFQNTSDTLENKSNAFKSSNSAIGSSVTAYKSMHQTLDNFYMKDDTETKALQEEIESLKKQLNARDNPINNEDRQLALMEKSYQMAAKYLPTNAQGMTVSPLSGSTKKRHVKSVQQYKERIVSSLQESNWGNGQLFSTPVGTTPQIRRNTIKACIHQTMEITKGIDVPIRLLEPIQVANIVVPTQTILIATPKLEGNRLQLSIASIQYKGVLVPVALNVYALDGKEGISVPGTLEQNAVKEVLTSLGNASGNSFTLNNSASEQLLTDLGRGAIQGTSNYLKNKIQQTKITIKAGHDVLLLSEVQ; translated from the coding sequence ATGAAACAAAATTCAAATAACAACAAAAAGCAACCTATACAACTGCAAGAAAAGCATAAAAAAATACTGGTTTACTCAGGGCTTTCCTTCTTATTTATGGGAGTAATGTATCTATTGTTCGCTACTGGTAGTAGCGATAAAAAAGCATTAATCAATGAAAATCATGGAATGAATATTTCTATTCCAGAAGCAGCGCATACAGGACTACTAGATGATAAGCAGTCAGCTTATGAGAAGCAGCAACTAGAAGAAGAACAAGCTCGTAAAAAACTAGAAATGGCGACACTTTCAGATCTATTTCAAAATACTTCAGATACTCTTGAAAATAAATCTAATGCCTTCAAATCATCTAATAGTGCTATTGGTTCTTCTGTTACTGCCTATAAAAGTATGCATCAAACCTTAGATAATTTTTATATGAAAGATGATACTGAAACCAAAGCTTTACAGGAAGAAATAGAGTCATTAAAAAAGCAACTAAATGCCAGAGACAATCCTATTAATAATGAAGATCGTCAGTTGGCTTTGATGGAAAAGTCTTATCAAATGGCAGCAAAATATTTACCTACAAATGCGCAAGGAATGACTGTATCTCCTTTGAGTGGAAGCACAAAAAAACGCCATGTAAAGTCAGTACAGCAATATAAAGAGCGTATCGTGTCAAGTTTACAAGAAAGTAATTGGGGTAACGGGCAATTATTTTCAACTCCTGTAGGAACTACACCGCAAATAAGGCGTAATACTATCAAGGCTTGTATACATCAAACTATGGAAATTACTAAAGGAATCGATGTACCTATTCGGCTCTTAGAACCTATACAAGTAGCCAATATAGTTGTCCCTACACAAACTATACTAATCGCTACACCGAAATTGGAAGGGAATCGTTTGCAACTTTCTATTGCTTCCATACAGTACAAAGGGGTGTTAGTTCCTGTAGCACTTAATGTATATGCTTTGGACGGAAAAGAAGGAATTTCTGTTCCTGGCACATTAGAGCAAAATGCTGTCAAAGAAGTATTAACAAGTTTAGGTAATGCATCAGGGAATAGTTTCACACTTAATAATTCGGCATCTGAGCAGCTCTTAACCGATTTAGGAAGAGGGGCTATCCAAGGCACTTCTAATTATCTAAAAAACAAAATTCAACAAACCAAAATTACCATTAAAGCAGGACATGATGTTCTATTGCTTTCTGAAGTACAATAA
- a CDS encoding JAB domain-containing protein, with product MRLQVNEIKISYKQGLPSSKWLKINSSDSAAQLLFEHWDKDTIGIQESFKVLLLNNSNKAKGIYQLSQGGITSTLIDLRILFAVILKSLSVAVILAHNHPSGKLNPSEADQNLTRRIKQAAELFDIKVLDHLILAPNGNYYSFADNGIL from the coding sequence ATGAGATTACAAGTCAACGAAATAAAGATTAGTTATAAACAAGGTTTGCCATCTTCTAAATGGTTAAAAATTAATAGTTCAGATTCTGCTGCTCAATTACTTTTTGAGCATTGGGATAAAGACACTATCGGGATTCAAGAAAGCTTCAAAGTACTTTTATTGAACAATAGTAATAAGGCTAAAGGTATATATCAACTTTCACAGGGAGGAATTACCTCTACGTTAATAGATCTTAGAATTTTGTTTGCAGTTATTCTAAAATCGTTATCCGTAGCTGTAATTTTAGCACACAACCACCCAAGTGGAAAACTAAACCCTAGTGAGGCAGATCAAAACCTAACAAGAAGAATTAAACAAGCCGCAGAGCTATTTGATATTAAGGTTTTAGACCATCTTATACTTGCTCCTAATGGTAATTACTACAGTTTTGCAGATAACGGAATTTTGTAA
- a CDS encoding TraQ conjugal transfer family protein: protein MKIISVLGLVIFIISSILATACSKEELDIQKAYSYQLTHLPIPEEIVKNETVEIRCTLDKQGDYKDAIFKIRFFQNEGKGWLFLEDKPLETPNDLYPLNKDTFRLYYTANSTENHQFDVYIEDNFGQSEKVSFEFRTQIQTDD, encoded by the coding sequence ATGAAAATCATATCAGTTTTAGGGCTCGTTATCTTCATTATTTCTTCCATATTGGCTACTGCTTGTAGCAAGGAAGAATTAGATATTCAAAAGGCTTATTCGTACCAATTAACCCATTTACCAATCCCTGAAGAGATTGTTAAAAATGAAACCGTAGAGATACGTTGTACTTTGGACAAACAAGGAGATTATAAAGATGCTATTTTTAAGATTCGTTTTTTTCAAAATGAAGGAAAGGGATGGTTATTTTTAGAAGATAAACCATTAGAAACTCCTAATGATTTATATCCTTTAAACAAAGACACATTTCGGTTATATTACACCGCTAATTCTACAGAAAACCATCAATTTGATGTATACATAGAAGACAATTTTGGGCAATCTGAAAAGGTGAGTTTTGAATTTAGAACACAGATACAAACGGACGATTAA
- a CDS encoding DUF7688 family protein: protein MNVREEIKQKGKTILQGNEGSLKVIFNNLIGENIKGVVYQEYLKNIAFNVGFDYGKIMFFKDKKLIEIGIIKKQA, encoded by the coding sequence ATGAATGTTCGTGAAGAAATCAAGCAAAAAGGAAAAACCATTTTACAAGGCAATGAAGGAAGTTTAAAAGTAATTTTTAATAACCTAATAGGTGAGAATATAAAAGGAGTAGTATATCAAGAATACCTTAAAAATATAGCTTTCAATGTCGGTTTTGATTATGGTAAAATAATGTTTTTTAAAGATAAAAAGCTAATTGAAATAGGAATAATAAAAAAACAAGCATGA
- the traK gene encoding conjugative transposon protein TraK, translated as MEFKTLTTVESSFKKIRLLSILFIVLCTAIVGYSIFSSYRFAEAQREKIYVLDKGKSLMLALSQDASLNRPVEAREHMRRFHELFFTLAPDNKAIESNIKRALFMADKSAFDYYKDLSEKGYYNRIISGNIHQRIVVDSIQTNFNTYPYEMVLHAKQWIIRASNKTERSLVTTCQLVNSVRSDNNPQGFTIEGFRILVNTDIQTIKR; from the coding sequence ATAGAATTTAAAACCTTAACTACTGTAGAAAGTAGTTTTAAGAAAATCCGTTTATTAAGTATTCTCTTTATTGTTTTGTGTACAGCAATCGTAGGTTACAGCATATTTAGTTCCTACCGATTTGCCGAAGCACAACGTGAAAAAATTTATGTATTAGACAAAGGAAAGTCTTTGATGTTAGCATTATCTCAAGATGCATCCTTAAATAGACCTGTGGAAGCTAGAGAGCATATGCGTAGGTTTCATGAACTATTTTTCACACTTGCTCCCGATAATAAAGCCATTGAATCCAATATCAAAAGAGCCTTATTCATGGCAGACAAAAGTGCTTTTGATTATTACAAAGACCTTTCTGAAAAAGGGTATTACAATCGTATCATCTCTGGAAATATTCATCAGCGTATTGTAGTGGATAGCATTCAAACCAATTTTAATACCTATCCCTATGAAATGGTATTGCATGCCAAGCAATGGATCATAAGAGCAAGTAACAAAACAGAACGAAGTTTAGTAACTACTTGCCAACTCGTCAATTCTGTTCGCTCAGACAACAACCCTCAAGGTTTTACTATCGAAGGCTTTAGAATATTAGTGAATACTGATATCCAAACTATCAAGCGATGA